TTCGTCGgcaccgccgccgccaccgccgaaGGTTGACGTGATCGACAAAAGAAAAAATCCAAGCCGCCAACATCGACGAGCTCGAGCAAGAGGTAGgtgtatacataaatattagatagttgTGTGTTCTCAAAACCATAAAATAGCCTTTACGTAGTATTCTAACGcagattataaattaataatattttaatagtaacttatttttatttccaggTCAAAACGTTCGTCCCATACCGATTCGTATCTCTCATCCTCCACTGAGGAAGATTTGCCAGCACCGCCACCGCTACCACCGAAGGCTGACGCGgtcgaaaaaagaaaaaatccaagCCATCGACATCGTCAGCAAGC
The nucleotide sequence above comes from Leguminivora glycinivorella isolate SPB_JAAS2020 chromosome 18, LegGlyc_1.1, whole genome shotgun sequence. Encoded proteins:
- the LOC125236078 gene encoding uncharacterized protein LOC125236078 — translated: MSKPSSHAEDLYLSSSTEEDSSAPPPPPPKVDVIDKRKNPSRQHRRARARGQNVRPIPIRISHPPLRKICQHRHRYHRRLTRSKKEKIQAIDIVSKLEQEGQNSSCEAAARHCSGTIRCR